Proteins encoded together in one Pseudomonas sp. Seg1 window:
- a CDS encoding LysR family transcriptional regulator — MKRHFDDLQLGSIELFCLAAEAGSFTAAAQLAGVTPAAVSRSILRLEQRLGSRLFARTTRSIRLTEAGRNFFVQCSQALTQLVEAQQEVMGAQTTASGRLRISLPTTYGHHRILPLLPAFRALYPEVTVDIHLGNRNIDFVAEGYDLAIRVRAQPDSTLIARLLEDAKLVVVASPDYLHKAGVPQTLEDLAQHECIQFELPSSGRRISWLFQENGKDREVFSDGGYSCSDDVLGGVTLAKHGAGVFQTYKFIVEQELADGRLVEVLQPYSGRSRPYTLLYPHGRYVPQHVRAFVDFLLQYRDQWAAL; from the coding sequence ATGAAACGCCACTTTGATGACTTGCAATTGGGCAGTATCGAACTGTTTTGCCTCGCCGCCGAGGCCGGTAGCTTCACCGCCGCCGCACAGCTGGCCGGGGTGACACCGGCGGCGGTGAGCCGATCGATTCTGCGGCTGGAGCAACGCCTGGGTTCGCGGCTTTTCGCCAGAACCACACGCAGCATTCGGTTGACCGAGGCTGGCCGAAATTTTTTCGTCCAGTGCAGCCAGGCCCTGACCCAACTGGTCGAGGCGCAACAAGAAGTCATGGGCGCGCAGACGACCGCGTCGGGACGTTTGCGCATCAGTCTGCCGACCACTTACGGGCATCACCGCATTCTGCCGCTGCTGCCAGCCTTTCGAGCGCTTTACCCCGAAGTCACGGTGGATATTCACTTGGGTAATCGCAATATCGATTTCGTCGCGGAGGGCTACGATCTGGCGATCCGCGTCCGCGCTCAGCCGGACTCGACCCTGATTGCCCGCCTGCTGGAAGACGCGAAACTGGTGGTGGTGGCGTCGCCCGACTATCTGCACAAAGCGGGCGTGCCGCAGACCCTGGAAGATCTGGCGCAGCACGAGTGCATTCAGTTCGAACTGCCCAGCAGCGGGCGGCGGATTTCCTGGCTGTTTCAGGAAAATGGCAAGGATCGTGAGGTGTTTTCCGACGGTGGTTACTCCTGCTCAGACGATGTGCTCGGCGGCGTAACGCTGGCAAAGCATGGCGCGGGAGTGTTCCAGACCTACAAATTCATTGTTGAACAGGAACTGGCGGACGGTCGGCTCGTCGAGGTGCTTCAGCCCTACAGCGGTCGCTCAAGGCCTTACACCTTGCTCTACCCGCACGGTCGCTATGTGCCGCAACACGTGCGCGCCTTCGTCGATTTCCTCCTGCAATACCGCGATCAATGGGCGGCGCTTTAG
- a CDS encoding cryptochrome/photolyase family protein: protein MKATHRLCLVLGDQLSFDLASLQGLDRERDTVLLVEVMEEASHVPHHPQKIVLVFSAMRHFAETLRSQGFRVQYARLDDPENTGAVPSELQRWHALLRPDEVHLSETGDWRLEQSLRECGLAIHWHSDSRFLCSRGEFADWAAGKKQLRMEFFYREMRRKSRLLLNGDGSPVGGAWNFDADNRKSLPKGVKPPYPLNFCADSITVEVIALVKERFASHYGSVEDFNYPVTHADAQALWEYFVDFGLAGFGDYQDAMASDEPFLFHARISAALNIGLLDLRQLCSDVEAAYWSGSVALNAAEGFIRQLIGWREYVRGVYWLKMPDYAEGNAFGNQRPLPEFYWTGDTQMNCMRQAIGQSLKHAYAHHIQRLMVTGNFALLTGIAPKQICEWYLAIYMDAFDWVELPNTLGMVMHADAGYLGSKPYCASGQYIKRMSDYCRDCVYKVSESTTDNACPFNALYWHFLMRHGDVLRSNQRMGMLYKNLDRMPADKQQALWQRGQGLLDRLDNGQSF, encoded by the coding sequence ATGAAAGCAACCCACCGGCTGTGCCTGGTCCTCGGTGACCAGTTATCTTTCGATCTCGCCTCGTTGCAGGGGCTGGATCGCGAACGCGATACCGTTCTGCTGGTCGAGGTGATGGAGGAAGCCAGCCACGTGCCTCATCACCCGCAAAAAATCGTGCTGGTGTTCAGCGCCATGCGGCACTTTGCCGAAACGTTGCGCAGCCAGGGTTTTCGGGTGCAGTACGCCCGCCTCGACGACCCTGAAAATACCGGCGCCGTGCCAAGCGAGTTGCAGCGCTGGCATGCGCTTTTACGGCCAGACGAAGTGCACCTGAGCGAAACCGGCGACTGGCGTCTGGAGCAATCGCTGCGCGAGTGTGGTCTGGCGATCCATTGGCACAGTGACAGCCGCTTTCTCTGCTCACGCGGCGAGTTCGCAGATTGGGCTGCCGGCAAAAAACAGCTGCGCATGGAGTTCTTCTACCGCGAGATGCGGCGCAAGAGTCGCCTGTTGCTCAACGGCGACGGCAGCCCGGTGGGCGGCGCATGGAATTTCGATGCCGACAACCGCAAGTCACTGCCCAAAGGCGTCAAGCCGCCCTACCCGCTCAACTTCTGCGCAGACTCCATCACCGTTGAAGTGATCGCGCTGGTGAAAGAGCGTTTCGCCAGCCACTACGGTTCCGTGGAGGATTTCAATTACCCGGTGACACACGCCGATGCCCAAGCCCTCTGGGAATACTTCGTGGATTTCGGTCTGGCCGGTTTCGGCGATTACCAGGACGCCATGGCCAGCGACGAACCGTTTCTGTTCCATGCACGGATCAGTGCTGCGCTGAACATCGGGCTGCTCGATCTGCGCCAGTTGTGCAGTGACGTAGAGGCCGCCTATTGGTCGGGCAGCGTCGCCCTGAATGCCGCCGAAGGCTTCATTCGGCAATTGATCGGCTGGCGGGAATACGTGCGGGGTGTGTATTGGCTGAAGATGCCCGACTACGCCGAAGGCAATGCATTCGGTAACCAAAGACCCTTGCCGGAGTTCTACTGGACCGGCGACACGCAGATGAACTGCATGCGCCAGGCGATCGGTCAAAGCCTGAAACACGCCTATGCCCACCACATTCAGCGACTGATGGTCACCGGCAACTTCGCTTTGCTGACCGGCATCGCGCCGAAGCAGATCTGCGAGTGGTATCTGGCCATTTACATGGACGCCTTCGACTGGGTCGAGCTGCCGAACACGTTGGGCATGGTTATGCATGCCGACGCCGGTTATCTCGGTTCCAAGCCCTACTGCGCCAGCGGTCAGTACATCAAGCGGATGTCCGATTACTGTCGCGATTGCGTCTACAAGGTCAGCGAAAGCACCACGGATAACGCCTGCCCGTTCAATGCGCTGTACTGGCATTTCCTCATGCGCCACGGCGATGTGCTGCGCAGCAATCAACGCATGGGCATGCTCTACAAAAACCTCGACCGCATGCCCGCGGACAAGCAACAGGCCCTTTGGCAACGGGGCCAGGGGCTGCTCGACAGGCTGGATAACGGGCAGTCGTTTTGA
- a CDS encoding type 1 glutamine amidotransferase domain-containing protein: MKILMVLTSHDQLGNTGKKTGFWLEEFAAPYYAFKDAGADVTLVSPAGGQPPLDPKSDEPDAQTAETDRFRQDPAAQQALANTGRLAEVSADDFDAVFYPGGHGPLWDLAEDAQSIALIEAFDRSNKPHGFVCHAPGVLRHVVNAQGNPLIQHREVTGFTNSEEAAVGLTDVVPFLIEDEFQRLGGRYSKVADWQVHVVADGQLVTGQNPASSAAVAEKLLKMLG, encoded by the coding sequence ATGAAAATCTTGATGGTTCTGACTTCGCACGATCAACTCGGCAACACCGGCAAGAAAACCGGCTTCTGGCTGGAAGAATTCGCCGCCCCCTACTACGCCTTCAAGGACGCCGGTGCCGACGTCACCCTGGTCTCGCCAGCCGGCGGCCAGCCACCGCTCGATCCGAAAAGTGATGAGCCCGACGCGCAGACCGCCGAGACCGACCGCTTCCGCCAAGACCCGGCAGCCCAACAGGCATTGGCCAATACCGGGCGTCTGGCCGAGGTGAGCGCAGATGATTTCGATGCCGTGTTCTATCCAGGTGGCCACGGCCCGCTGTGGGATCTGGCCGAAGACGCGCAATCGATCGCCCTGATCGAAGCCTTCGACCGCAGCAACAAGCCACACGGTTTCGTCTGCCATGCGCCGGGCGTGCTGCGTCACGTTGTGAATGCTCAAGGAAATCCGTTGATCCAGCACCGCGAAGTCACCGGTTTCACCAACTCGGAAGAGGCGGCTGTCGGCTTGACGGACGTTGTGCCGTTCCTGATCGAAGACGAGTTTCAGCGCCTCGGCGGACGCTACTCCAAAGTCGCTGACTGGCAGGTGCATGTAGTCGCCGATGGCCAACTGGTCACCGGCCAGAACCCGGCCAGTTCCGCCGCTGTGGCCGAGAAACTGTTGAAGATGCTCGGCTGA
- a CDS encoding alkene reductase, producing MNNSLYFTPAKLGLHTLKNRIVLPPLTRQRSTQPGNIANELMAEYYQQRAGAGLLVTEGTQIEPRGQGYAWTPGIYTPEQIAGWRKVTDAVHAVDGVIFAQLWHVGRVSHSALQPGGAAPVSASAVATDRVSVFIETAPGKGELVPPSAPRALSTDEVQELVQLYIQAARNAMDAGFDGIELHCANGYLVNQFISAHSNLRTDLYGGSLQNRLRFLREVVAGVAECIGKEKVGVRFAPLFTTTDEARTYLGMVEEDPHTTYIEAIKILEAVGIAYLSIAEADWDDAPAMPQTFRQAVRETFSGAIIYAGRYNAESGARLLDSGLADLVAFGRPFMANPDLPARIANDWPLNALNPATVYGGNAEGYVDYPTYPG from the coding sequence ATGAACAACAGCCTTTACTTCACTCCCGCCAAGCTAGGCCTGCACACCCTGAAAAACCGTATTGTCCTGCCACCACTCACCCGCCAGCGCAGCACCCAACCGGGGAACATCGCCAATGAACTGATGGCCGAGTATTACCAGCAGCGCGCCGGCGCCGGTTTACTGGTGACCGAGGGCACGCAGATCGAACCGCGTGGCCAGGGTTACGCCTGGACACCCGGCATTTACACACCGGAGCAAATTGCCGGATGGCGCAAAGTCACCGACGCCGTGCATGCGGTCGACGGCGTCATCTTTGCCCAACTCTGGCACGTCGGCCGCGTGTCCCACAGCGCCTTGCAACCGGGTGGCGCAGCGCCGGTTTCGGCATCTGCCGTCGCCACCGATCGGGTCAGCGTGTTCATCGAAACCGCGCCCGGCAAAGGCGAGCTGGTGCCGCCATCGGCACCGCGAGCGCTGAGCACCGACGAGGTTCAGGAACTGGTCCAGCTCTATATTCAGGCCGCGCGCAATGCGATGGACGCCGGCTTCGACGGCATCGAACTGCACTGCGCCAACGGCTACCTGGTCAACCAGTTCATCTCCGCCCACAGCAATCTGCGCACCGATCTGTACGGTGGTTCGTTACAAAACCGCCTGCGTTTTCTCCGCGAAGTAGTCGCGGGTGTGGCGGAGTGCATCGGCAAGGAAAAAGTCGGCGTGCGTTTCGCCCCGCTTTTCACCACCACCGATGAAGCGCGGACGTATCTGGGTATGGTCGAGGAAGACCCACACACCACCTATATCGAAGCGATCAAAATCCTCGAAGCGGTCGGCATTGCTTATCTGTCTATCGCCGAAGCCGATTGGGACGATGCGCCCGCCATGCCGCAAACCTTCCGCCAAGCAGTACGCGAAACCTTCAGCGGCGCGATCATCTACGCCGGGCGCTACAACGCCGAATCCGGGGCGCGATTACTCGACTCCGGCCTCGCCGACTTGGTGGCCTTCGGTCGACCGTTCATGGCCAACCCGGATCTGCCCGCGCGAATCGCCAACGACTGGCCGCTGAATGCCCTCAACCCGGCCACGGTTTACGGCGGCAACGCCGAAGGTTACGTCGACTACCCGACGTATCCCGGCTGA
- a CDS encoding DsbA family oxidoreductase — MSRVVKIDVVSDVVCPWCALGVTALEQAIESLAGEVEVELTYKPFELNPEMPAAGEHAIEHMMRKYGRSAEQVAQRNAMIIQRGEEIGFHFDLEKRSHFYNTFDAHRLLFWASTQGRQRALKKLLLRAYFTDGKNPDDRQTLVNLAKDAGLDSERAEAVLASAEFSREVRELEAFYQQRGIQSVPAMVINDRHILSGSQSVADYRQALRQAAQVGAHV; from the coding sequence ATGAGTCGCGTGGTGAAAATCGATGTTGTCTCGGATGTCGTCTGCCCATGGTGCGCGCTCGGCGTTACCGCACTTGAGCAAGCGATCGAAAGTCTGGCGGGTGAAGTCGAGGTTGAACTGACCTACAAGCCGTTCGAACTTAATCCGGAGATGCCGGCGGCTGGCGAACACGCTATCGAGCACATGATGCGCAAGTACGGTCGCAGCGCTGAGCAAGTGGCGCAACGCAACGCGATGATCATTCAACGCGGTGAGGAGATTGGCTTTCACTTCGACCTGGAAAAGCGCAGTCATTTTTACAACACGTTCGATGCCCATCGCTTGCTGTTTTGGGCCTCGACACAAGGGCGCCAGCGCGCACTGAAAAAGCTCTTGTTGCGGGCTTACTTCACCGATGGAAAAAACCCGGATGACCGCCAGACGCTGGTGAATCTGGCCAAGGACGCGGGGCTCGACAGTGAGCGTGCAGAAGCCGTACTGGCCTCTGCAGAGTTCAGTCGTGAAGTCCGCGAACTCGAAGCGTTCTATCAGCAGCGCGGCATCCAGTCGGTACCGGCGATGGTTATCAATGACCGACACATCCTGTCCGGATCGCAATCGGTCGCTGATTACCGGCAAGCATTACGTCAGGCGGCGCAGGTTGGCGCTCACGTCTGA
- a CDS encoding sigma-70 family RNA polymerase sigma factor, with the protein MHSLPSSKLGFFFSDHHRWLLQHINRQVRNHADAEDTAADTFCQLLVARVDPDSIEQPRAYLSTIARRLIFDRHRRRKLELAYLERLSALPEALAPSPEEQLQLIEALVAIDRALDGLPLIVKATFLYSQLDGLSYVAIAQKLGLSERTVSRYMKQALRQCYLCDMAP; encoded by the coding sequence GTGCACTCTCTTCCGTCCAGCAAGCTGGGATTCTTTTTCAGCGATCATCATCGTTGGCTGCTGCAACACATCAATCGGCAGGTGCGTAACCACGCGGATGCCGAGGACACTGCCGCCGATACCTTTTGCCAGTTGTTGGTGGCGCGAGTGGACCCCGACAGCATCGAGCAGCCACGGGCCTATCTATCGACCATCGCGCGCCGGTTGATCTTCGACCGTCACCGCCGACGCAAGCTTGAGCTGGCTTACCTTGAGCGCCTCTCGGCGCTGCCAGAAGCATTGGCGCCCTCCCCTGAAGAGCAACTGCAATTGATCGAAGCGCTGGTGGCCATCGACCGCGCCCTCGATGGCTTGCCGTTGATCGTCAAGGCGACGTTCCTCTACAGCCAGCTGGACGGGCTGAGCTACGTGGCAATTGCGCAGAAGCTGGGGCTGTCGGAGCGCACGGTGAGCCGTTACATGAAACAGGCCTTGCGCCAGTGCTACCTGTGCGACATGGCGCCATGA
- a CDS encoding TetR/AcrR family transcriptional regulator yields the protein MKATYDDTRQHLLDTGHRMMAEKGFTSVGLNEILQTAGVPKGSFYHYFKSKELYGQALLADYFVGYLADMERRLTLPGLNAYERLMDYWQGWQDRCTLEGHGDECLVVKLSAEVADLSESMRLTLRDGAEQVVARITLCIEQGQAEKSLPAADARHLAETLYQLWLGASLLNKLQRTGQSLDTSMATTRQLLAV from the coding sequence ATGAAAGCGACCTACGACGATACCCGCCAACATTTGCTCGACACCGGCCACCGGATGATGGCCGAGAAGGGCTTCACCAGTGTCGGCCTCAATGAAATCCTGCAAACCGCCGGCGTGCCCAAGGGCTCGTTCTATCACTACTTCAAATCCAAGGAGCTCTACGGCCAGGCCCTGCTCGCGGATTACTTTGTCGGTTATCTCGCGGACATGGAGCGGCGCCTGACATTGCCAGGGCTGAACGCTTATGAACGGCTGATGGATTACTGGCAGGGCTGGCAGGATCGCTGCACCCTCGAAGGGCATGGTGATGAGTGTCTGGTGGTGAAGCTCAGTGCCGAAGTCGCCGACCTGTCCGAGTCGATGCGCCTCACGTTGCGTGATGGTGCCGAACAAGTGGTGGCGCGCATCACCCTGTGCATCGAGCAGGGCCAGGCGGAAAAAAGCCTGCCGGCCGCAGATGCCCGGCACTTGGCGGAAACCCTGTATCAGCTCTGGCTGGGGGCGAGTCTGCTGAACAAGCTGCAACGTACCGGGCAATCGTTGGATACGTCGATGGCGACCACCCGGCAACTTTTGGCTGTTTGA
- a CDS encoding 4-oxalocrotonate tautomerase family protein produces the protein MPFISVRITRDGVTREQKAQVIKEITETMERVLHKDPKLTHIVIEEVDTDNWGYAGMTTTEYRKQLSDASS, from the coding sequence ATGCCTTTCATCAGCGTACGCATCACCCGTGACGGCGTCACTCGGGAGCAGAAAGCCCAGGTGATCAAGGAGATCACGGAAACGATGGAACGGGTGCTCCACAAGGATCCCAAACTGACGCATATCGTCATCGAGGAAGTCGACACGGATAACTGGGGTTACGCCGGCATGACGACCACGGAGTACCGCAAACAGTTGTCGGACGCCTCATCATGA
- a CDS encoding TonB-dependent receptor, whose amino-acid sequence MLNTWPRTLPVAVALATLASSALAQDLSFNLPAGPLASTLNAIAGQSGQIISLEPALVQGKRAPAVIGQMPAEQALQKALAGSGLQLRVTGQGNFSVEPVTDSSAALQLGATNIVERSYGATTEGSGSYAAKAVTIGKGTHTLKEIPQSVTVMTRKQMDDQGLTDLKDAANKTTGLVGVQGVGKGMILTSRGFQIDDWQYDGVPITRNSYALGNWATQDLIFFDRLEILRGASGLLQGAGSPGGAVNLVRKRGQNAPTVTITGKAGSWDHYGLQLDAGGPLNSTGTVRGRFVADEDQSQSFVDYEWSKTHSLYGALDFDLSDDTTWGVAVSNSDGESRPMIRGLPRYSDGKPLNVPRSTYGGARWNHLDINVTTLYTDLEHRFNDDWAFKVGAVRMSETNKGKSQRLQTSGDGIRPDGSGIQYADFVTDFDATKLGLDMNLSGHFEALSMEHEVMLGGNYAKYTSDDKFARTFNNNTTDTIFDIDHDRPEISYEGLLNTPGGRATPSKYDIRQKGLYGSWRVKPIEPLTLVLGSRVSWYDYNYQSATQVAFSDVVTPLPDSTAKETGVVTPYAGIIYDLSREWAVYASYTDVFEPQTNRDASGQTLKPVVGSNYEVGLKGELLDGRVNTSLALFRYDQENRAVNDLASGMICDGWYCSNAAGKVRSQGIEAEISGEVLNNLQLFAGYTYNTTKYLDDPDNEGKVFSTWTPKHMLRVWGDYQFSGDWERVSTGLGFTTQSHTLGYEHTYDVAGYTVWSARLGYQLSKEIDLAVNANNLFDKRYYTAAYNQLNGNNNFGDPRNVMFSVKYTPEF is encoded by the coding sequence GTGCTCAACACGTGGCCCCGTACCCTTCCCGTCGCCGTTGCCCTGGCAACTCTGGCGAGTTCAGCGCTGGCGCAAGACCTGAGTTTCAACCTGCCGGCCGGCCCTCTCGCCAGCACGCTCAATGCGATTGCCGGGCAGAGCGGGCAAATCATTTCGCTGGAGCCGGCCCTTGTGCAGGGCAAACGCGCGCCAGCGGTGATTGGCCAGATGCCGGCTGAACAAGCGCTGCAAAAGGCGCTGGCGGGCAGCGGTTTGCAGCTACGCGTGACCGGGCAAGGCAACTTCAGCGTCGAGCCCGTCACCGACAGCAGCGCAGCGCTGCAACTGGGTGCCACCAACATCGTCGAACGCAGCTACGGCGCCACCACCGAGGGCTCGGGCTCCTACGCAGCAAAGGCCGTGACCATCGGCAAAGGCACGCACACCCTCAAGGAAATTCCGCAGTCGGTCACCGTGATGACCCGCAAGCAAATGGACGATCAAGGCCTTACCGATCTCAAGGACGCGGCCAACAAGACCACCGGCCTGGTCGGCGTTCAGGGCGTGGGCAAAGGCATGATTCTCACCTCGCGCGGTTTTCAGATCGACGACTGGCAGTACGACGGCGTGCCGATCACGCGTAACTCCTACGCCCTGGGCAACTGGGCGACCCAAGACCTGATTTTCTTTGATCGTCTGGAGATTCTCCGTGGCGCATCCGGCCTGCTGCAAGGCGCCGGCAGCCCCGGCGGCGCGGTCAACCTGGTGCGCAAACGCGGCCAGAATGCCCCGACCGTGACCATCACCGGCAAGGCCGGCTCCTGGGATCACTACGGTCTGCAACTGGATGCCGGTGGGCCGCTGAACTCGACGGGCACGGTGCGCGGGCGCTTCGTCGCCGATGAAGACCAGAGTCAGTCGTTCGTCGATTACGAATGGAGCAAGACTCACTCGCTGTACGGTGCACTGGACTTCGACCTGAGCGACGACACCACATGGGGCGTGGCGGTCAGTAACTCCGACGGCGAGTCACGACCAATGATTCGCGGCCTGCCACGCTACTCCGACGGCAAGCCGCTGAATGTGCCGCGCTCAACCTACGGTGGCGCTCGATGGAACCATTTGGACATCAACGTCACCACGCTTTATACCGATCTGGAACACCGCTTCAACGATGATTGGGCGTTCAAGGTCGGCGCCGTGCGCATGAGTGAAACCAACAAAGGCAAAAGCCAGCGTCTGCAAACCAGCGGCGACGGGATCAGGCCCGATGGCAGCGGTATTCAATACGCCGACTTCGTCACGGATTTCGACGCGACCAAACTCGGCCTGGACATGAACCTCAGCGGCCACTTCGAAGCCCTATCGATGGAGCACGAAGTGATGCTTGGCGGTAACTACGCCAAGTACACGTCCGACGATAAATTCGCCCGAACCTTCAACAACAACACCACCGACACGATCTTCGACATCGACCACGACCGTCCCGAAATCAGCTACGAAGGCTTGCTCAATACGCCGGGTGGCCGCGCCACGCCGAGCAAATACGACATCCGCCAAAAAGGTCTGTATGGCAGCTGGCGCGTCAAACCGATCGAGCCACTGACTTTGGTACTCGGTTCGCGGGTGAGCTGGTATGACTACAACTACCAGTCTGCGACCCAAGTGGCTTTCAGCGACGTCGTTACGCCCCTTCCGGACAGCACCGCGAAGGAAACCGGTGTGGTCACGCCCTACGCCGGCATCATCTACGACCTGAGCCGCGAATGGGCGGTGTATGCCAGCTACACCGACGTGTTCGAGCCGCAAACCAACCGCGACGCCAGTGGCCAGACGCTCAAACCGGTGGTTGGCAGCAACTATGAGGTCGGGCTCAAGGGTGAATTGCTGGACGGCCGGGTCAACACCTCCCTGGCGCTGTTTCGCTATGACCAGGAAAACCGTGCCGTCAACGATCTCGCATCGGGGATGATCTGCGACGGTTGGTATTGCTCCAACGCCGCCGGCAAAGTCCGCAGTCAAGGCATCGAAGCCGAGATCAGCGGCGAAGTCCTGAACAATCTGCAACTGTTCGCCGGTTACACCTACAACACCACCAAATACCTCGATGACCCGGACAATGAAGGCAAAGTCTTCAGCACCTGGACGCCGAAACACATGCTGCGAGTTTGGGGCGACTACCAGTTCAGCGGCGATTGGGAGCGGGTCAGTACCGGTCTGGGTTTCACCACCCAAAGCCACACGCTGGGTTATGAACACACCTATGACGTCGCCGGTTACACCGTGTGGAGCGCCCGTCTCGGCTACCAGTTGAGCAAGGAAATCGACCTGGCGGTGAACGCCAACAACCTGTTCGACAAGCGCTACTACACCGCTGCCTACAACCAGCTCAACGGCAACAACAACTTCGGCGACCCGCGCAACGTGATGTTCAGCGTGAAGTACACACCGGAGTTCTGA
- a CDS encoding FecR family protein, with protein MSKTRLDPISEQAIDWMVRLRAGTPDAALQQRFNAWLAMDRAHSQAWDNLQERLGGSFNTVRTLDRRLPGQASEARQVLLQPQASRRDALRMIAGLGLLGGSLLLGSKTRLGETLLADLHTGRGQRQTFNLADGSRLSLNADSAVDLRFDEQKRLVILRHGELVIDVAPDPRRPLIVRTAEGEMRALGTRFLVIQEQDASRLVVLQHSVRARLFDGTTQVVKEGQAALLSSRSITLASGDERRRADWLSGRLNVLDESLEQVVEALRPYHRGFVRVAPEVRGLRVQGVFPLDDPERTLGALAETLPIRVNRYSPWLTLISKQ; from the coding sequence ATGAGCAAAACACGCCTGGACCCGATCAGCGAGCAAGCCATCGACTGGATGGTCAGGCTTCGCGCCGGCACGCCGGATGCTGCTCTGCAACAGCGTTTCAACGCCTGGCTGGCGATGGACCGTGCACACAGCCAGGCCTGGGACAATTTGCAGGAACGCTTGGGCGGATCGTTCAACACGGTGCGCACGCTGGATCGACGCCTGCCCGGCCAGGCGAGTGAGGCGCGTCAGGTTCTGTTGCAGCCACAGGCCTCGCGCCGCGATGCCTTGCGCATGATCGCCGGCCTCGGTCTGCTCGGTGGCAGTCTGTTGCTTGGCAGCAAAACCCGCCTGGGTGAAACGCTTCTGGCTGATCTGCACACCGGGCGCGGCCAACGACAGACGTTCAATCTGGCCGATGGCAGCCGCCTCAGCCTGAACGCTGACAGCGCGGTGGATCTGCGCTTCGATGAGCAGAAACGGCTGGTCATTCTGCGCCACGGCGAACTGGTGATTGATGTTGCGCCCGACCCGCGTCGCCCGCTGATCGTACGCACTGCCGAAGGTGAAATGCGTGCACTGGGCACTCGTTTTCTGGTCATTCAGGAACAGGACGCCAGTCGCCTTGTGGTGCTGCAGCATTCCGTACGAGCCCGTTTGTTCGATGGCACCACGCAAGTCGTCAAGGAAGGCCAGGCAGCGCTGCTCTCCTCGCGCAGCATCACACTGGCCAGCGGCGATGAGCGTCGACGCGCCGACTGGCTGAGCGGGCGTTTGAATGTGCTGGACGAGTCGCTGGAGCAAGTGGTCGAAGCGCTGCGTCCCTACCACCGTGGTTTCGTGCGCGTGGCACCCGAGGTTCGCGGTCTGCGCGTGCAAGGCGTGTTCCCGCTGGACGATCCCGAGCGCACCCTCGGCGCCCTGGCCGAAACCCTGCCTATTCGCGTGAATCGTTACAGTCCCTGGCTGACATTGATCAGCAAACAGTGA
- a CDS encoding SDR family NAD(P)-dependent oxidoreductase: protein MSTSNKVVVVTGASQGIGAGLVKGFRERGYQVVATSRSIQPSTDPDILTVAGDIADPATAERVIREAVARFGRIDTLVNNAGIFVAKPFTEYSQADYAQVVATNMSGFFHISQLAITEMEKHSSGHIVSVTTSLVDHAIDGVPSVLASLTKGGINAATKSLAIEYAKRGIRVNAVSPGIIKTPMHGVETHAALGSLHPVGHMGEIDDIVQAILYLDSANFVTGEILHVDGGQSAGH, encoded by the coding sequence ATGAGCACGTCCAACAAAGTGGTAGTGGTTACCGGCGCCTCTCAAGGTATTGGCGCAGGTCTGGTCAAAGGCTTTCGTGAGCGCGGCTATCAAGTGGTCGCGACCTCCCGTTCAATCCAGCCTTCTACCGACCCGGACATTCTGACCGTGGCTGGCGACATCGCTGATCCTGCGACTGCCGAGCGCGTCATCCGCGAAGCCGTCGCCCGCTTCGGTCGGATCGACACGCTGGTCAACAACGCGGGGATCTTTGTCGCGAAGCCATTCACCGAGTACAGCCAGGCAGATTACGCCCAGGTTGTGGCCACCAACATGAGCGGCTTCTTCCACATCTCGCAACTGGCGATTACCGAGATGGAGAAGCACAGCAGCGGCCACATCGTCAGCGTGACCACCAGCCTGGTGGATCATGCCATCGACGGCGTACCTTCGGTGCTGGCCTCGCTGACCAAGGGCGGCATCAACGCGGCAACCAAATCGCTGGCCATCGAGTACGCCAAGCGCGGCATTCGGGTCAACGCCGTGTCGCCGGGCATCATCAAGACGCCGATGCATGGTGTGGAGACTCACGCAGCGCTCGGCAGCCTGCACCCGGTTGGCCATATGGGTGAGATTGACGACATCGTGCAGGCGATCCTCTATCTGGACAGCGCGAATTTCGTCACCGGTGAGATTCTGCACGTCGATGGCGGTCAGAGCGCGGGGCATTGA